Genomic window (Vigna unguiculata cultivar IT97K-499-35 chromosome 10, ASM411807v1, whole genome shotgun sequence):
GTGTTGTCTCTTGTGCTGACATCTTAGCAGTTGCTGCAAGAGATTCTGTTGTTGCTGTAAGTATTCCCTTTAGAAATGGCTAATTATATCACCAACATATTAGAACAAAACTTCCATGAATGCATTTATACATATGAAAAACTGATGAGTGAGAAAAAATGTTCAGCTTGGTGGGCTTGGATGGCCTATTGGCTTGGGAAGAAGAGACTCAACCACTGCAAGTTTAAGTGGAGCAAACTCTGATCTTCCATCTCCCTTTCTCAATCTTAATGGTCTTATCGCTGCTTTCCAAAAGAAGCAATTcacaaaaaatgaaatggtGGCTTTATCAGGTACATACACATCACTGCATCATTCTGCATCTATCGGTATATATTTAGAAGCACAAAAGAATAACAACACATAAAAAATCCAGCAGAACACTCTTATATATCAAACACCTCTTTATGATTTGTCTTTCTTTCACACCATATtgatcatttttctttcttctttcaagATTCGAACACCATGAACATTGCTTTCATATATGTTGAAGTAGTTAAACTTGTTGGTGATGACCAGGTGCTCACACAATAGGCAGTGCCAGATGTTTACTCTTCCGATCAAGGATTTATAACGAGAGCGATATAGACCCAACTTATGCAAACCTAATGAGAGCTAATTGCCCCAAGGTTGGTGGTGATAGCAACTTGTCTCCCATAGACATCTCCACTAAAGACTTTTTCGACGGTGCTTACTACACAAATTTGATCAACAAAAGGGGTCTTTTCCACTCCGATCAACAACTCTTCAGTGGCGGTTCCACGGCCATCCAGGTCACAACTTACAGCACTTTCCCGTCACTCTTTAAATTCGATTTTGCTAACGCCATGCTCAAGATGAGCAACCTTAGTCCACTCACCGGCACGCAGGGTCAGATCAGAAAAGTGTGCAGCAGAGTGAATTGAGTTCAGTTCTTTGGTTTCAACTGTATGTGGTAATGCATAATGTGCATGCATTTCCTCATGAAATCTTGCATTCCTTTGTTTGTTAAAGTTTCATTTATGTGTCAATGTTGGACACATTCGTTTACATTTATCGGTAATTTGCCATTCTTGATTGCTGATTGTTTCaggaaatatttttgtatgatGTATGTGTATTACATAATgtgattttttcattttcattgcaAAATTATGGGTGCATTTTTATGTATGTTCTGTTTTTCATGTTCaaccatataaatatttttaataaacaccACATGGGTTCAAAAGAAAAGTAATCAGTtaaccaaatgaaacaaaataaaataaatatatacttatGGGCAAAGTGTGTGTAAGAAATATGTACAATGTCCTTGTAATTACATCCACATATTTCATAGTTAAGACATgtatatttgatataaaaacATCCCTAACCTTTACATTTGATATAAAACCATCCAATACTTAACACattcaaatattcaaacaaAACATAGGGTAATAAGCAATTTTGCATGGGAACATATTTCCttcaaaaaacataaatatagtTTCTATAATACGACAGTCACTAACCATATTGTCTATGGCCACACCTCTAACCACTACCAGGAAAAagcattttaattattaacgaaattgGTGGCTAAATAGGTAAAATCGGTTGCAAACACTTAGTTATCAAATTAGCCACTGAAACTAAAAAGTGACGAAAACACTAATTGCAAGATAATTAGTCATCGATTTCAAAATTGGTGGCTAAATAGTCACTGACATTACAGTGGCTAATCGATACTAAAATTTTGGTCACATCGAAGTACTGGAGACTAATTTTACAACTAAAAATTCAGTTGCTAATTTCATCGCTTATagaaatgaatattaatttaataaaccgGTTTTCAGTTGCAAATAGATacattgtttaatttaattaaaatattataggtGTCTAAATGGGGGACGAAATCGATGGTTGAATCGGTGATTAAATCGGCGGCTAAGTAAACTTACATATATTCCACTTTTTACTTGCTTAAAAATGCTACATATTTAATTACTAAGTAACAATAAactctaatttataatatactgTAAtgcataaaaatgaaattagttttaaatacaTATACAAGTTTTAAATTGCTCTTCTAGTTGATCTAAGCATAAGTTTTGTCGCAACCGAGACCACGGCGGGACgacgaaaataatttaaaatgaaacagaggagtcgccaccctagtttattatgaaaaaccatagaaaaaccttaaaaagaatggtcttcgaaaCCTAATTTGGATTCAGGAGTCGATTACGTGTggagaaggtattagcaccccacaacacCCGTCTTAAGACGattccctctttaattaagtatgcaagataaatttgatgtttaaaatatttattgttccccaaaaatcaaacaaaataaaaacacataaaaataataaagattaaaaagaaaattaattttttatttttgttggcccgacaaggattataCTTTGCTCCTaggtatttccatttggaaaatcagggataacgtagttgtttgtaaaaaatttgttgtttgatattattattttgtttttctaaattttaaattatatatatatatatatatatatatatatatattaatattaagagAACTcgagattctacatgataaaatatttagttatcaagcaaattcAAGATTGGacataacatttaaaaatgattttataattttttatttttattattattattattaattaaaaaaaagaattaaaagcctaCGAATGGGTGtcttgattatcaagcaagtccgagacttgacatgacattcaaaagttatataaaagaaaatataattttttactttttttatttattatttttttttagagaatTAACGCCTACgaaaaaaatacctttttaattaccaagataaaaataaaggatAAGAGAAATGTTGAGCGCATCAATGAGAAACCCAAAATTATCAAACATGAGAATCccgaacacatttaatcatgCAACAATCCAAACGGTCatatatttgatgttataagagaatcatgaaaaACATTACCTTGGGTACTGCTGAAatcctagtctttaattataataaaatatatgaggaaggaattggtcctgatgaaatatattatagaaattaaatagtCGCATAATATCCatggtattgattataattattaaagatatattgactgtaattactagaatcatattttctgtcacatACAGATCatgatcaaatcataacatattattcatacaattaattctaattattactagaaatattttcttttaacaattaaaattgtaccattctctaaaagcattattatcgggaatatttgcttctaatttttttaaaatagtatctTTTCTGACTGACAAATGAGACACATCATATaaaacagaaattatgaaacgtccttttctgacatgtcatgtgaagagtgtaaatagcaaacaaCGGGGTGAAAATATGTACAAAACATTTGAGCTTATGaaaagagtgtgataattagattctccttctcttggcttttttcttcttttcttttttcttttttttttcatatagaattaaagttaaaaacctatcatcaatcaaaacatatttttttattttattttattatttattattattttattattattattattttaacaaaacaaatgtatttacccgaacgaaattgggtgttgacaatttCATATACTCTTTTTGTTGGTGTATGAGTTCCTTCTGATGCTCATGATCTTACATCTAGTACGCTATCTTTGCAGGAAAATTATTCACCCAACTTTGCAAGTTACAGTTAATCAAATCTTTTGTTATGAACCCCACACCAGAATCTAGAGGGTTCCACTTTCCATAAAATCAACAACATAATTTCCAATGGCATTAGTAGAATCACTAGATGACATGCCAAGCTTGTGTTCAGACATTCTAAAAATCATACTGTAACGAGAATGGTGAACCACAAAGTAGAGCCATAAAAGAATTTTCAGCATCTATTTGGCCTAATACATGAGTGGTTGAGATGGGAAAGCTTGGGTAAGTAGGGCCTTACTTCCCTCCAACTAATTTTGATCTTAAACCATGGGCAAATTGTGGATAAAGAAAACTTGCATCCATCTCCTATTTAAAAGAGCATGATAAAAGAgatctataaaaataataagagtacTAATAGAAAGACagttatattaaaagaaataaaaaacaattctaAAAGATAGTATTATTATACATGCAAAGTTGGAGAAGCTTTATTAACTTTATAATCATAATGCATTATGGGTCTgttaagttttcatttttaagaatataatataatatttagaagGAAACCTCACTACCTGCATTGGAATACCACAACCCTGGACCAACCAATGAAAAATCTTGAATCATATTAATCATTTCATTATCATCTCAAGGGACAGACCCCATAAAACTAAAGCTATTAAACTAATATGATCATGTTACCTAAAAGGTTTGAAGCCATGACTCCCTTGAACTTGAAGGGATCCTCTGGATTTTCCTCAAGCTCTTCCATCCGATTAAAACCTTGGGCCAAGCAGATGCCTTGTTGAGATGCAACCTAATATGTGGTTTAAGAAACATGAAGTCAATACTCATACATAGACAATTAATAGTTACTTAACTAAAgaaaaatcttcaaaagaaaaacaaggttGCTTAATGTAATATTCAAATCAAAATCTAAATGATGAATGTATGTTAACACAAAAGTTTTTGCCAGTGGCTTCAAGGATTCCAGTATTAGCTAACATGTTTTTACCATTCTTGATTTTGGACAAAAAAGCAACCAGAAAGAGATCCTGGCAGAAAGGCACCGAAGGATGAAACGTGATGATCATAGAGTAaacaagagaaaagaagaaatgacAATTCAAAAAGtaagaatattatattattgtatgTGTTTACAAAAGGGAAGcatgtatgtatatatagatataaaagagaGAAGACGCATAAAACAGAAAAAGCAAAAAGAAGGAATTTGTTCAGACATTTCGTCAAGCACCTATAGAGCGATATGATCACGTTGAGCAAAGACCAGAGAAAGCACACTATGTTATCAAGCCCCCTCAAGTTGGGAATATATGTTTTTCATTCTCAACTTAGATATGACAGATATCACATAGATGATTATGATTAGGATGAATATAGGAATATTTGGATTGCAGAATTTTCATAATGTTGTGGGAAGGATGTCCCAGTCCTGAGTGCCAAAGAACAATGTTTTCAACATTATAATTGGAAGATGAAAAATTACTTATAAGATGTATGTATATACAAGCCATCCTTAGTCTTAAGTAAACCAATCTTCTCTTTCGATCTTACATCCTATATTATGTAACTAGAAGATGAAAAAGTTAGTTCACaatgaagagaaaaatgtaAGTTTAGAAATggaaataatattgaatatgaAATAAGGAATATAGAGAACATTTTCAAGAAATAAATTTGGAGTGAAATATATAGTGCCAACATACATAGCAAAAACATGGTTACCATTGGGGAGATCAATACAAATGGGGTTAATGATATGATAAGATGAGAAATAGGTTAATGAGGTGAAGATATTATCGATGGCACCAGAGTCCACAAGCTAAAGGGATTGAAAAGGAGAGATATTGCTTGGCGAATAGGTTTGCAAAACGGTGGACCCGACAAGATTTGTAGTGGGTTGTGAGCCATTATCAGTATTATTCTTGAAAAGATTTGCAAGAATTTGATATTGTTGGGTAGTGAGCTTTATGTCAAGAACATCAAAAGGTggacctttatctttgtttgtGGATACAGCTTCTTGAGAATTGGGATTGTTAACTTGGTATTGAATCTATGACCAAGGGAAAGCCATGTTTCTTGTAACAGGCTTCTATGCAGTGACCATTCAATTAGATGGAGAGTTAAATAGCTTGGTTTGGCAGCTTGGTTAGTCATGATAGtatagaagagagaaaagaaaacaagaaatggaagaagaacaagaaaagaaaaaggaagcgAGGCAAGAAACCAAAGTTACGTAGCAGAGCTCTTCAAAGgaagagctctgataccattcGTGATTTTGGACATAGAAGCAACCAAAGAGAGATTGTGGCAGAAAGGCACCGAAGGATGGAACTTGATGATCACAGAGTAAACCAGAGAAAAGAAGAGATAACAATTCAAGAAGTGAGAATGTTGTATTACTATATGTGTTTAAAGAAGGGAAGTAGGTATAAATAGATATAGAAGAGGGAAGACGgtaaaacagaaaaaacaaaatgaaggAATTTGTTCAGACATTTCGTCAAGCACCTATAAAGCGGTGATCAATATGATCACGCTGAGCGAACACTAGAGAAAGCACACCATGTAATCAGTATACAGGAATCGAGGGAAGTCTAACCAGTTCAATTGCATCAACTATTAAGGTAGAAGCTTGATCTTAGTGAAGCTTCATCGACTGACTTGTGCTTGTGGGTTTTTATTTGTCATATTGAGAAGATTTTCTTCACGTTAAAAACATTGGTGTTTTCTTTTGAGATTATTGTTACCATTTTTTACTATTGTAGGTCTTCGTGAATTCTTGTAAGTTTGGAGAATTATATCTATTACATACTTCGATATTTTTCTACATATTGTTTACTCCATCATgactcttttataaattaatttggtCACATATAAATAATCCTAGTGCAAATATGATAGGATTTGCTTTTCTTTCCTTGAGTGGCTATTTAACCTCATGCACCGTATCAAAATCCCATATTTACATACAGGTTAGGTATACATTATAATTCaataatcaatatatatttctcattaccaacaacaataaaaaaaaatcatagtaaAAGAATTCCAAGTGCTAGGATAATTTTTGCATGGTATAGCACTTTGTAAGTGATGTAAGAAAAAGAGTTTTTACCATGATTAAAATGTCTTATTTTTGATTTTGTAAAAgagttttaatatataaatattactaaaaattttcatctttaatgatatttttcttataaatttgttaaaaagttttaattggTAGATAATTTTTgcataaataactatttttaacaaaattataaaattcataaatagtttttacataattttctgttaaaattattttaaacaaaatatttttaaaaaaatttatattacatttttgtaaattatttttcacaacgtattttttacgaaaaacaattcaaaaaaattaacacaaaatatatatttttgtagcGGTGTAAGTTGTAGTTATTCTCCTAGGGGACTTCTCCGTGCACCCCCAAACCTTCTCTTGTATCCccaataattacttttttgacCCTAATCAAAAGcatgaaacggatttcgaaatctgtttcataaattttcatgttttttatgaaacggatttcagaatccgtttcagaaaagtatgaaacgaattttgaaatccgtttcacaaaaaaaaattaaaatttgtgaaacggattctgaaatccgtttcacaaaaaaaaaattaaaatttgtgaaacggatttcggaatccgtttcagaaaagtatgaaacggatttcaaattccatttcagaaaagtatgaaacggattctgaaatccgtttctggaaaaaaaaatttgtgaaacggatttcagaatccatttcatacttttctgaaacggaatccgaaatccgtttcacaaaaaaaaattgtgaaacggATATCGAAATCcgttttagaaaaatatgaaatggaTTCCGAAATCCGTTTCTAAAAAAAACGTGGTTGTCGTTGATGTCGCTGAGAGAGGGGTCGAAGGTAGTGTGGCGAAGGAGGTTGTGCTGGGGGAGGGTTGGGGGGAGGCCCATGGAGAAGGTGGGAAAGTGAGTGGAGGAGGCGATGAGGAAGGCGAGGCCTTTTCCGGAGGGGCAGGAGGGagagaagaggatggagaaggaGAAGCGGGAGGAGAAGGAGGCGGTGGAGTTAATTTGAGGATGAAGAAAACTTAGGgtcaaaaagataattattggAAGTAGAGGAGAAGGTTTGGGGGTGCAGGCAGAAGCCCCCATTCTCCtagttgaaaagaaaagatacCTAAGCGAAACCGGCCCATCCGAAAGAAACAGTACTGGACAGTCGGATATTTTggattcaaataaatataaataaattaatatgaataaaaCAGGTTTTAAGTGTTcggattttaaattaaaatttccttTACACTCGCATACACTTGAGTTTGTCTTTTTTGTCACAACAAATTATTTTCCCACAACAAATCATATTATTccgataaaaataaaatcttaacaACGTAAAAAAGAGAGTTGAATTTTGAGATGGAGAGGTtgcaacaaaaaagaaaaagaaatagaggTTGAGTTTCAAAATAGAAGAATGAGGATGGAGGAGTTTGGTCCAGAAAAAAATGAAGGTTAAAGTTTTTATTGAAGGAGTGGGACAGAGAAAATGACATAGAAAAAAAGAGTGGTCAGAATTTTGACAGAGGAGAATGGAAAGAAAAGAGGTAATCCAAAATTAAAGACGAATTTTGAGAGGAGAGAATCGGACAAAAGAGGTTGACTACCCTCCTAAAATTGAATGATCAGTTAAAATTAGGTTTAATACTTTCGTCCTATCTGTTATCATGCATGACTTTAATATCGTGTACCTCgtaatttatgtttaatgtgACAAATATCTTAATATGATATGATaagtatcattttatatttatatttttaatattttaaaatattataagtttaaatagagatttttaatataaaaatgtaaaaaaacaaaaacaatttgtaTATTTAGACAAagtgatttgatatatatatatatatatattttttaaatttaatatgtatatataaatgtatatataacttatagttaaatttaattattaatttggtctgaAATAAGAGAGggactaaatttaaaaaaaaaattataaataaaaggactaaattgaaaacaaacacTATTATTAGGATGATAAAGCGGGCCAACCCAGCCTGTTTTGACTTGTCCCGTGTTTTGGTCTGCAAAGTGTGGGTTGGATTGGTCCGCCCCGCAATTTAATTTTGGGTTCACCTTTTTGGCCCGCCCCGCCCTGCGGGTTGGCCTGTGGGCTGTCCCGCATTTGTGatgagtgaattttttttttgtgttgagcaaaataatttttttttcataataattgatattaattttctATCGAAATAATTCCAATTAGTTTACCTAATCaaagacaagaaaaataataacgAAGATTATAGCTAAAATACAATAGCAACATGTCACCTTACAAGACATCTacttaaaaattcataaaaagatattccatattcaaaaattaaaatcattatcttatatacaatgattatacataaacataataataataataataataataataaaaataaaaggaacttAAAGAAACAACCTGATGAATGATGTGATTATTAGAAAAtgagaatatataattttgtaagcgGGTCAGCGTGCCAGCCCGCCCCGCCCCACCTTTAGCCTGCGAGGGCTGCGGGCCTATGAGGGATGGGCCATTACGGGCCAACAGGTTCAACATCCCAACTCGCCCCGCAATTTTTTGTGCGAGCCTGCGGGCCAGCCCGCCCCAAATTGTCATCCCTAAGTGTTATGTGACAATAATATGATAATGTACGAACACGACGTTGATGTCAGTATAacgaaaatgatcaaattgaacactttaaaaaaattgaaggaccaaattgcttcatttaaaaaaagaaaaactaattgaatcaaaattataaataaggggactaaattgaaaacaaacatAGTTATGTGACAATAACATAACAATATACGAACACAATGTTAATGTTAATATAacgaaaatgatcaaattgaatatttttaaaaaatttgaagtactaaattgaaaaaataaaagattaggggtctttttgaaaatgtgaataaaattaaatgatcaaattaagaattaagCCTTAAAATTAATTATCGTTGAAAAGTTTccattttacatttaaaatagttttatgaaacaaaaggaaaaatatttaaatttattttaaaaatttaaaaactatcaaACAATATCCGAGGTAAACAATATCCAAAATAAGCATCATATGTCTTTATATAAAGGTGCCATATATTTTTCTGTCAATCATGAACTTGTGTGTTCACGAACTCTCTTGTCTACAGTAGCTAAAGAATTTCCTATAACCATGGCTGCAATTAAACTCTGcattaattgtttgtttttatgCCTTATTGGGATAGCTTCAGCTGATTCTGCTAACAAGTTACGCCCAGACTTCTATAATTTACAATGCCCCCTCGCACTTCAAACTATTAAGGAAGAAGTAACCACTGCTTTGAGGAAGGATCCTACCATGGGTTTACCCTTATTCAGTCTTCATTTCATTGATTGCTTTCTTCAAGCAAGTCTTCATTTTCCTCAACTTTTATGCATTACTTTCGAGAACAGTGCATACAAATATGCATTCTGCATACAATATCCTTCTAGATATATACAAAACTAAACTGTATAACTTACAAGTTAAAGTAACATACAATATCATACTCACCCAGATACTAAACTTCatctttgatttttatttttctgctttTGCTGGGTGAAATGTTGTATAGGGATGTGATGCATCGATTCTGTTGAAAGACACGCAGAATTTCACCGGCGAACAAAGTGGCGTTCCCGATACTGGTTCTACAAATGGCACGGATATCATAGAGAGGATAAAGGGTAGACTCGAAAAACTGTGTCCTGGTGTTGTTTCTTGCGCTGACATAGTAGCTGTTGCTGCAAGAGATTCTATTGTTGCTGTAAGTATTCAATTCattcaaaaaaaagaaaagaagctaGTTAGATTATTATATATACCTATTTTACAAATTAGATTTTggataaaatgtaaaaatttaagACTTTCTGTATATAAGTGATGTGCATGATTGTTGATGAATGAGACATGATGATTCCCAGCAAGGTGGACCAAGTTGGAACGTTGGATTGGGCAGAAGAGACTCGACAACTGCTAATATAAGTGCTGTTTCTACAGATTTACCTTCTCCCTTTATGAATCTTTCTCAGCTTCTTGCTACATTCGCCAAAAAGAATTTCACAGCCAAAGAAATGGTTGCTTTCACAGGTTAATTACTTGCCATAATGCATTAGATGCTGTTTTTTTCGCAATACTTTAGGGTTATGCATCTGATTATTGTTGGGTTCTCTTTCATGAGTCAACAATCTCTCGTTGAGTCCCTAAACTTTTCTTCGTATGATATGGTTATTGGTTTTTCTTCGTATGATATGGTTATGGTATCAGTCACTCGAATCATTAGTgcataatgatttttttattatagttacgTTGTTATTTTAATCTCGAACTATCTGTTTTGATAccataattaagattttttttatatagattaTAGTTATCGAGTGATTAtggttttatatataatattatagatttacacataaatatttttgatatcgtttttaatctaaaattttaagacaacATAATCATGAATCTTTgtctattatatttaatatggaaCTTTGAGTCACCCTTAATTATTTCCACCGATTATATATACACAAATGAAACTTCTTGTTCAGGTGTTCACACCGTAGGCTTCGTCAGATGCTTATTCTTCAGAACAAGGATTTATAACGAAAGCAATATCGATCCGTCGTATGCAAGATCATTGCAAGCAAAGTGTCCCTTCGTAGGTGGTGATGATAACTTAGCTCCTTTAGATCGTTCTACTCCTCACCGATTTGATAATGCTTATTACAAGAATTTGGTGGTGAAAAAGGGTCTCTTACACTCTGATCAAGAGCTCTACAATGGTGGTTCCACAGATTCAATAGTTGAATTTTATGCATCCAACGCTTTACACTTCAGAAGAGATTTTGCTAACACAGCGATCAAGATGGGAAACTTTGGTCCTCTTACTGGCACCCATGGCCAAATCAGAAAACAGTGCAGCAAAGTTAATTGAGTTAATCAGAAAGTGTTTTTTCAATGGCAGTtcattattgataa
Coding sequences:
- the LOC114165487 gene encoding cationic peroxidase 1-like is translated as MAAIKLCINCLFLCLIGIASADSANKLRPDFYNLQCPLALQTIKEEVTTALRKDPTMGLPLFSLHFIDCFLQGCDASILLKDTQNFTGEQSGVPDTGSTNGTDIIERIKGRLEKLCPGVVSCADIVAVAARDSIVAQGGPSWNVGLGRRDSTTANISAVSTDLPSPFMNLSQLLATFAKKNFTAKEMVAFTGVHTVGFVRCLFFRTRIYNESNIDPSYARSLQAKCPFVGGDDNLAPLDRSTPHRFDNAYYKNLVVKKGLLHSDQELYNGGSTDSIVEFYASNALHFRRDFANTAIKMGNFGPLTGTHGQIRKQCSKVN
- the LOC114167299 gene encoding cationic peroxidase 1-like; the protein is MAGSSQQRVKICLVLCLVGIVSASAYSTPSSSSTTSSGTSSNFLLNPFFYAFKCPQALDIIKKHVTYAVANEPRMGASLLRLHFHDCFVQGCDASVLLADTATFKGEQGALPNLNSLRGFDVVENIKAELERQCPGVVSCADILAVAARDSVVALGGLGWPIGLGRRDSTTASLSGANSDLPSPFLNLNGLIAAFQKKQFTKNEMVALSGAHTIGSARCLLFRSRIYNESDIDPTYANLMRANCPKVGGDSNLSPIDISTKDFFDGAYYTNLINKRGLFHSDQQLFSGGSTAIQVTTYSTFPSLFKFDFANAMLKMSNLSPLTGTQGQIRKVCSRVN